A single Chryseobacterium sp. DNA region contains:
- a CDS encoding 3-hydroxyacyl-CoA dehydrogenase, whose protein sequence is MDFKSITVAGSGVLGYQIAFQAAYHGFIVTVYDINDEVLAKAKTKFTTLGEAFKQDLHATQEQIDATFKNLSYSSDLAEAVKDADLLIEAVPENPEIKTDFYHKLAQAAPEKTVFATNSSTLLPSQFAEATGRPEKFVALHFANEIWKHNTGEVMRHPATSDEVFNSVIQFAKAIGMVALPIYKEQPGYIVNSLLVPLLDAAVNLWINGVSDIETIDKTWMVATGAPVGPFGILDVVGITTAYNINKMEAEETQDPLKIKAVEKLKEDYIDKGKLGVSTGEGFYQYPNPAYQDKDFLK, encoded by the coding sequence ATGGATTTTAAAAGTATAACGGTAGCCGGAAGCGGCGTATTGGGATATCAAATTGCATTTCAGGCTGCCTACCACGGATTCATTGTCACAGTGTATGACATCAATGACGAAGTATTGGCAAAAGCCAAAACTAAATTCACCACTTTAGGCGAAGCTTTCAAACAGGATTTGCATGCGACCCAGGAACAAATTGATGCAACATTCAAAAACCTCAGCTATTCATCAGATCTTGCTGAAGCCGTAAAAGATGCCGATCTCCTGATAGAAGCAGTGCCTGAAAACCCTGAAATCAAAACGGATTTTTACCATAAACTGGCTCAGGCAGCTCCGGAAAAGACCGTATTTGCAACCAATTCTTCTACGCTTCTTCCCAGCCAGTTTGCGGAAGCGACCGGAAGACCTGAAAAATTTGTTGCCCTTCACTTTGCCAATGAAATCTGGAAACACAACACCGGAGAGGTAATGCGCCACCCGGCAACATCAGATGAAGTATTCAATTCCGTCATTCAGTTCGCCAAAGCGATTGGTATGGTTGCACTTCCTATCTATAAAGAGCAGCCGGGCTATATTGTCAACTCATTGTTGGTTCCTCTTCTTGATGCCGCTGTTAATCTTTGGATCAACGGGGTTTCCGATATTGAAACGATCGATAAGACCTGGATGGTAGCTACCGGAGCTCCTGTAGGACCATTTGGAATCTTGGATGTTGTAGGAATTACAACGGCTTATAATATTAATAAGATGGAAGCTGAAGAAACCCAGGATCCGCTGAAGATCAAAGCTGTTGAGAAGTTAAAAGAAGACTATATCGACAAGGGAAAATTAGGGGTATCAACCGGTGAAGGATTTTATCAATACCCGAATCCGGCTTACCAGGACAAAGACTTTCTGAAATAA
- the prmA gene encoding 50S ribosomal protein L11 methyltransferase, with product MQNYLEFNFKISPLQPWNEILMAELIEIGFDSFTEEIDGILGYIQTDLFHEDQLKALSIFENENVTIEYSFEEMPNINWNEEWEKNFSPINIDDKVLIRAEFHDSVPGMHEIIIQPKMSFGTGHHPTTHLMIQQMMDIDVSGKKVLDMGCGTSVLAIYAKQQGAGETKAIDIDEWSVENSKENAVRNNVELDIEQGTAENLGKENFDVILANINRNILISDIPAYVSVLNEGGKLLLSGLCFFDVDDILEVCKDSGLELKRQLQREEWVSLLLEK from the coding sequence ATGCAAAATTATTTAGAATTCAATTTCAAAATTTCTCCATTGCAACCTTGGAATGAGATCTTAATGGCAGAGCTTATCGAAATAGGTTTTGACAGTTTTACAGAAGAAATTGACGGAATTTTAGGATACATCCAGACCGATTTGTTTCATGAAGATCAGCTGAAAGCTCTTTCTATTTTTGAAAACGAAAACGTAACGATTGAATATTCTTTCGAGGAAATGCCTAATATCAACTGGAATGAAGAATGGGAAAAGAATTTCTCTCCTATCAATATTGACGATAAAGTATTGATCAGAGCGGAATTTCATGACTCTGTACCGGGAATGCATGAAATTATTATCCAGCCTAAAATGTCTTTCGGAACAGGGCATCACCCGACAACGCATCTGATGATCCAGCAGATGATGGATATTGATGTTAGCGGAAAGAAAGTATTGGATATGGGATGCGGAACTTCTGTACTGGCTATTTATGCAAAACAGCAAGGTGCCGGAGAGACCAAAGCCATTGATATCGATGAATGGTCTGTGGAAAACTCAAAAGAAAATGCTGTAAGAAATAATGTTGAACTGGATATTGAGCAGGGAACGGCTGAAAATTTAGGAAAAGAAAATTTTGATGTTATTTTAGCCAATATCAACAGGAATATTCTGATTTCGGATATTCCGGCCTATGTTTCCGTATTGAATGAAGGAGGAAAATTATTGCTTTCCGGACTTTGTTTCTTTGATGTGGATGATATTCTGGAAGTATGTAAGGACAGCGGTCTTGAGCTGAAAAGACAGCTGCAGCGAGAGGAGTGGGTAAGTCTTTTACTTGAAAAATAA
- a CDS encoding aspartate kinase, whose translation MKIFKFGGASVKDAESVKNVSMVLKSQGFAKCLLVISAMGKTTNELEKVVELYFKKDNYQTEIEKIKQKHIGIAEGLFPENHAVFAEINLFFDDIDSFLRRNKSPNYNFVYDQVVSCGEMISTKIVSEYLNEIQFTNQWLDARDYVKTDNSYREGVVDWVRTEEFISNLNPEICYVTQGFIGSDDNNFTVTLGREGSDYSAAIFAYCLNADAMTIWKDVPGVMTGDPRKFSDVSLLSHISYEEAIEMAYYGASVIHPKTLQPLQQKNIPFYVKSFVDPTKEGTKVGASDKNQQEESYILKENQDLLKISTRDFSFIAEDHMSLIFGYLSKYKIKVSLMQNSAISLALCLEDKFNHLEELNEELQKIFKTEAIKNVSLFTVRNAKMDHIDRFYQEKNVLLEQISKNTLQMVTQ comes from the coding sequence ATGAAAATTTTCAAGTTTGGTGGAGCATCTGTAAAGGATGCCGAAAGTGTAAAAAACGTGTCCATGGTTCTAAAAAGCCAGGGATTTGCCAAATGTTTGCTGGTGATTTCAGCAATGGGCAAGACGACAAACGAGTTGGAAAAAGTGGTAGAGCTTTATTTCAAGAAGGATAACTATCAAACTGAGATTGAAAAGATAAAACAGAAACACATCGGTATTGCGGAAGGTTTGTTTCCTGAAAACCATGCAGTTTTTGCAGAAATCAATCTCTTTTTTGATGACATTGATTCCTTTTTGAGAAGGAATAAATCTCCTAATTACAACTTTGTCTATGACCAGGTAGTCAGTTGCGGAGAGATGATTTCTACTAAAATCGTAAGTGAATACCTGAACGAGATTCAGTTTACCAACCAGTGGCTGGATGCAAGAGATTATGTAAAAACAGACAACTCCTATAGAGAAGGGGTCGTAGATTGGGTAAGAACAGAAGAGTTTATATCCAATTTAAATCCCGAGATCTGCTATGTAACCCAGGGTTTCATTGGTTCCGATGACAATAATTTTACCGTAACATTGGGAAGAGAGGGTTCTGACTACTCTGCTGCTATTTTCGCGTATTGCTTAAATGCTGATGCGATGACGATCTGGAAGGATGTACCGGGAGTCATGACCGGAGATCCAAGAAAATTCAGCGATGTCTCTCTTCTTTCCCATATCTCTTATGAAGAAGCTATTGAAATGGCTTATTACGGCGCGAGTGTAATTCACCCGAAAACATTGCAGCCGCTACAACAAAAGAATATTCCTTTTTATGTAAAATCTTTTGTAGATCCTACCAAGGAAGGAACCAAAGTAGGGGCTTCAGACAAAAACCAGCAGGAAGAATCTTATATTCTGAAAGAGAACCAGGATCTTTTAAAAATTTCCACCAGAGACTTCTCTTTTATTGCAGAAGATCATATGAGCTTGATTTTCGGATATTTATCCAAATATAAAATTAAAGTTTCCCTGATGCAGAATTCTGCCATTTCACTGGCTTTATGTCTGGAAGATAAATTTAATCACCTTGAAGAGCTTAACGAAGAGCTTCAAAAAATTTTTAAAACTGAAGCAATTAAAAATGTATCTTTATTCACAGTAAGAAATGCGAAGATGGATCACATTGATAGATTTTACCAGGAAAAAAATGTATTATTGGAGCAGATTTCCAAGAATACTCTTCAAATGGTAACACAATAA
- a CDS encoding glutamine--tRNA ligase/YqeY domain fusion protein yields the protein MEEEKKSLNFIEQIIEDDLANGLKRDQIRFRFPPEPNGYLHVGHTKAICINFGLGEKYNAPVNLRFDDTNPEKEEQEFVDSIKKDVEWLGFKWDKELYASDYFQQLYEWAVQLIKEGKAYVDEQASEVITEQRKNPTEPGVESPYRNRPVEESLDLFERMKNGEFEEGTMSLRAKIDMVSPNMNMRDPVMYRILKRPHHRTGTAWKIYPMYDWAHGESDYLEQVSHSLCSLEFENHRPLYNWYLEQVYDETKVAPKQREFARMNVSYMITSKRKLQRLVAEGVVTGWDDPRMPTISGMRRKGFTPAAIRNFIEKVGVAKRENLIEIQLLDFCVREDLNKVAKRVMAVVDPVKLVIENYPEDKEEWLDTENNPEQENAGTREIPFSRELYIEREDFKEEANNKFFRLKLGGEVRLKSAYIIKAERVEKDENGEITTIYATYDEKSKSGSGTEESLRKVKGTLHWVSAKHAIPVEVRIYNQLFTVEQPDAEKDVDFLNFINPESVTTIQGFAEPGLKEVAVGEPLQFQRIGYFTKDQDSTDATLVFNRTVTLKDSYKPE from the coding sequence ATGGAAGAAGAAAAAAAATCACTCAATTTTATTGAGCAAATTATAGAAGATGATTTGGCAAACGGTCTGAAAAGAGATCAGATCCGTTTCCGTTTTCCCCCTGAACCTAACGGTTATCTGCATGTAGGACACACAAAAGCGATCTGCATCAATTTCGGGTTGGGCGAAAAATACAATGCACCCGTAAACCTTCGTTTCGATGATACAAACCCTGAAAAAGAAGAACAGGAATTTGTAGATTCAATCAAAAAAGATGTGGAATGGCTGGGTTTCAAATGGGATAAAGAATTGTATGCATCAGACTACTTCCAGCAGCTTTATGAATGGGCAGTACAATTGATCAAAGAAGGAAAAGCTTATGTAGATGAGCAAGCTTCTGAAGTGATTACAGAACAGAGAAAGAATCCTACAGAACCAGGAGTGGAATCACCCTACAGAAACCGTCCGGTTGAAGAATCCCTTGATTTATTCGAAAGAATGAAAAACGGAGAGTTTGAAGAAGGGACCATGTCTCTTCGCGCTAAAATCGATATGGTTTCCCCAAATATGAATATGCGTGACCCTGTCATGTACAGAATTCTGAAAAGACCTCACCACAGAACTGGTACCGCATGGAAAATCTATCCGATGTATGACTGGGCACACGGTGAATCAGATTATTTGGAACAGGTTTCCCATTCATTATGCTCATTGGAGTTTGAAAACCACAGACCTCTTTATAACTGGTATTTGGAGCAGGTATATGATGAAACTAAAGTAGCTCCCAAGCAGAGAGAATTTGCAAGGATGAATGTTTCTTATATGATCACCTCCAAAAGAAAGCTGCAAAGACTTGTAGCCGAAGGAGTGGTGACAGGATGGGATGACCCGAGGATGCCTACCATTTCAGGAATGAGAAGAAAAGGTTTTACGCCGGCTGCGATCAGAAACTTTATTGAAAAAGTAGGAGTTGCCAAAAGAGAAAACCTGATCGAAATCCAGTTACTTGATTTCTGCGTGCGTGAAGATCTTAATAAAGTGGCTAAACGTGTCATGGCAGTAGTAGATCCTGTTAAATTGGTGATCGAAAACTATCCTGAAGACAAGGAAGAATGGTTGGATACTGAAAATAATCCTGAACAGGAAAATGCAGGAACCAGAGAAATTCCTTTCTCAAGAGAACTGTATATCGAACGTGAAGACTTTAAAGAAGAAGCGAATAATAAATTCTTCAGACTGAAATTAGGCGGAGAAGTTCGTTTAAAATCAGCATATATCATTAAGGCAGAAAGAGTAGAGAAGGACGAAAATGGCGAGATCACTACCATCTATGCTACTTATGATGAGAAAAGCAAGTCCGGAAGCGGAACAGAAGAAAGTTTAAGAAAAGTAAAAGGAACATTGCACTGGGTATCTGCAAAGCATGCTATTCCTGTAGAAGTAAGGATTTACAACCAATTATTTACAGTAGAGCAGCCTGATGCTGAAAAAGATGTTGACTTCTTAAACTTCATCAATCCTGAATCGGTAACTACTATTCAAGGTTTTGCCGAACCTGGCTTGAAAGAAGTTGCGGTGGGAGAACCCCTTCAGTTCCAGAGAATCGGATACTTTACAAAAGATCAGGATTCTACGGATGCTACGTTGGTATTCAACCGTACAGTCACATTAAAAGATTCTTATAAGCCTGAATAA
- the fbp gene encoding class 1 fructose-bisphosphatase — MSDQSLQTLGEFIIDKQEDFQYSTGELSRLLSAIRLASKVVNREVNKAGLADILGKSGNENIQGEEQQKLDVLANEIFITALSQREVVCGIASEENDDFIDIKCSGNGHLSKYVVLIDPLDGSSNIDVNVSVGTIFSIYRRVSEPGTPVQLEDFLQKGINQIAAGYVIYGSSTMIVYTTGNGVNGFTLDPSLGTYYLSHPNLKFPTTGKIYSINEGNYIKFPQGVKNYLKYCQMEEGDRPYTSRYIGSLVADFHRNMLKGGIYIYPSYSQAPNGKLRLLYECNPMAFLAEQAGGKATDGFRRILEVEPTELHQRIPFFCGSIDMVEKAEEFMRIDSVK; from the coding sequence ATGTCAGATCAATCATTACAGACGCTAGGAGAATTTATTATTGATAAACAGGAAGATTTTCAGTATTCCACAGGGGAGCTCTCCCGTCTTCTAAGTGCTATAAGGTTGGCTTCAAAAGTGGTAAACAGAGAAGTAAATAAAGCTGGGCTAGCAGATATTCTGGGGAAATCCGGAAATGAAAACATCCAGGGGGAAGAACAGCAGAAATTGGATGTTCTTGCCAACGAAATATTCATCACTGCCCTTTCACAGAGAGAAGTGGTATGCGGTATTGCATCCGAGGAAAATGATGATTTTATTGATATCAAATGCTCCGGAAACGGACATTTAAGTAAATATGTCGTATTAATCGATCCTTTAGATGGATCTTCAAATATTGATGTGAATGTTTCCGTTGGAACCATTTTTTCTATCTACAGAAGAGTTTCTGAACCGGGAACCCCTGTACAGCTGGAAGACTTTTTACAGAAAGGGATTAATCAGATTGCAGCAGGATATGTTATTTACGGCTCTTCAACCATGATTGTGTATACTACAGGAAACGGAGTGAACGGATTTACCCTGGATCCGTCTTTGGGAACGTACTATCTTTCTCATCCGAACTTAAAATTTCCGACAACAGGAAAGATTTATTCTATCAACGAAGGAAACTATATCAAATTCCCTCAAGGAGTAAAAAACTACCTTAAATACTGCCAGATGGAAGAAGGTGACCGTCCGTATACATCAAGATATATCGGTTCTTTGGTAGCGGATTTCCACAGGAATATGCTGAAAGGGGGAATTTATATCTATCCTTCCTATTCACAGGCTCCCAACGGTAAGCTGAGACTCCTGTACGAATGTAATCCTATGGCATTCCTGGCAGAACAGGCAGGAGGAAAAGCCACAGACGGATTCAGACGGATTTTGGAAGTGGAACCTACAGAGCTTCACCAGAGAATCCCATTTTTCTGCGGAAGTATTGATATGGTAGAAAAAGCAGAAGAATTTATGCGTATCGACAGCGTGAAATAA
- the menC gene encoding o-succinylbenzoate synthase codes for MEASYFRYLLEFKRPSGTSRGVLHEKETFILEISENGKKGVGECAVFRGLSFDDRPDYEEKLKWLCENIEQDNAYLREELKAFPSIWFGYEQAVLNLKHGARIYFPSEFTEGKSAITINGLIWMGDIGYMEEQIQDKLEKGFHCIKLKIGVNWKEEYVVLQKLREKFSKDQLELRVDANGGFHKNEAMAVLQQLAELNIHSIEQPVKAGNWNDMAELCAKTPTPIALDEELIGITDTDQKKELLKMIRPQYIILKPALVGGFAGSDEWISFAEEHNIGWWITSALESNIGLNAIAQYTFTKQNPMPQGLGTGALFVNNFESDLELKNELLWFRTDRKN; via the coding sequence ATGGAAGCATCATATTTTAGATATTTATTAGAATTCAAACGCCCGAGTGGAACATCTCGCGGCGTTTTGCATGAAAAGGAAACCTTTATTCTGGAAATCTCAGAGAACGGAAAAAAAGGGGTAGGAGAATGTGCGGTTTTCAGAGGATTAAGCTTTGATGACCGGCCTGATTATGAAGAGAAACTGAAATGGCTCTGTGAAAATATAGAACAGGATAATGCTTATCTGAGAGAAGAACTGAAAGCGTTTCCATCTATATGGTTCGGTTATGAGCAGGCGGTTCTCAACCTAAAGCATGGAGCCCGTATTTATTTTCCAAGTGAGTTTACAGAAGGGAAGTCTGCTATTACCATCAATGGGTTGATCTGGATGGGAGATATTGGGTACATGGAAGAGCAGATTCAGGACAAGCTGGAAAAAGGATTTCATTGTATTAAGCTCAAAATCGGGGTTAACTGGAAAGAAGAGTACGTGGTCCTTCAGAAATTAAGAGAAAAGTTCTCAAAAGATCAATTGGAGTTACGTGTAGATGCTAATGGAGGTTTTCATAAAAATGAAGCAATGGCTGTTTTACAGCAGCTGGCAGAGCTGAACATTCATTCCATTGAACAGCCTGTTAAAGCGGGAAACTGGAATGATATGGCCGAGCTGTGCGCAAAAACCCCTACGCCGATTGCATTGGATGAAGAATTGATTGGAATTACTGATACGGATCAAAAGAAAGAACTCCTTAAAATGATAAGGCCTCAGTATATTATTTTGAAACCTGCCTTAGTAGGAGGTTTTGCCGGTTCTGATGAATGGATTTCTTTTGCTGAAGAACACAATATCGGTTGGTGGATCACTTCTGCACTGGAAAGTAATATCGGACTGAATGCCATTGCTCAATATACCTTTACAAAACAAAATCCAATGCCTCAAGGTTTGGGCACTGGAGCTTTATTTGTAAATAATTTTGAATCAGATCTGGAACTCAAAAATGAGCTGCTGTGGTTCAGAACTGATCGGAAAAATTAA
- a CDS encoding alpha/beta hydrolase, with protein sequence MAVYILSNRKIVRHKGERVDSFSNDEYSIPNFRIAKCNFDNDKEQSPQAKKKKEYTNRNILDYQLFSEPEKQGYEEVLEVLLSEKGIKKSPLTANNLGGTQRMFYELYKNMSSTKDRSDVLIFIHGYAYDFDDELKAIIDLKKLFIDNPDSPVEHILFVSWPASSSIVPLTYFDDKASSINSGTSLMRLFYFYTQFLKDIFSNRDLTPCNQRIHIIAHSLGNRVLQSMLYSLKRENILRVIDQVILLNADVTYKVFEDAEDSFNKLPLLANRISIYLNRQDAILGISQFTKNILTPRLGKNGPSDIEHFKDIVSVIDCTFVKDDVLNSFKFEVGNHWGYLSSSQVQKDIFQNLYGVDRNLITNRIKNNENMFTIIS encoded by the coding sequence ATGGCCGTTTATATCTTAAGCAATAGAAAAATCGTCCGCCATAAAGGCGAGAGAGTAGATTCTTTTTCCAATGATGAATACTCAATTCCAAATTTCAGGATTGCTAAATGTAATTTTGATAATGATAAAGAACAAAGTCCGCAAGCTAAAAAGAAGAAAGAGTATACCAACCGGAATATTTTGGATTATCAACTATTCTCTGAGCCGGAGAAACAGGGATATGAAGAAGTTTTGGAGGTTCTGCTCAGTGAAAAAGGAATTAAAAAATCTCCTTTAACAGCTAATAACCTCGGTGGGACACAAAGAATGTTTTATGAATTATATAAAAATATGTCTTCTACCAAGGACAGGAGTGATGTATTGATATTTATCCATGGTTATGCTTATGATTTTGATGATGAATTAAAAGCGATCATTGACCTGAAAAAACTATTTATAGATAATCCGGACTCCCCTGTTGAACATATTTTATTTGTAAGCTGGCCTGCCTCAAGCAGTATTGTACCACTGACTTATTTTGATGATAAAGCCTCCAGTATCAACTCGGGAACATCCCTTATGAGGCTATTCTATTTCTATACCCAGTTTTTAAAAGATATTTTTTCGAACCGTGATCTTACCCCATGCAATCAAAGGATTCATATTATCGCTCACTCCCTGGGAAACAGGGTTCTTCAAAGCATGCTGTACAGCCTGAAAAGAGAAAATATCCTGAGAGTTATTGATCAGGTCATCCTGTTGAATGCAGATGTTACGTATAAGGTATTTGAAGATGCTGAAGATTCCTTTAACAAACTTCCTCTTCTCGCCAACCGTATTTCCATTTATTTAAACCGACAGGATGCCATTCTGGGGATATCACAGTTCACCAAGAATATACTTACTCCAAGGTTAGGAAAAAATGGGCCGAGTGATATAGAGCATTTCAAAGATATTGTTTCCGTCATCGACTGTACTTTTGTTAAAGATGATGTTTTAAACAGTTTTAAATTTGAAGTGGGAAATCACTGGGGATATCTCTCAAGTTCTCAGGTTCAAAAAGATATATTCCAAAATCTGTATGGTGTAGATAGAAATTTAATCACCAATAGGATAAAAAATAACGAGAATATGTTCACAATTATTTCATAA
- a CDS encoding oleate hydratase has translation MSTINSKFDNVLNASDQFGKVNHEPDSSKEVQINTPEKTMPFSDQIGNYQRNKGIPIQSYENSKIYIVGSGIAGMSAAYYFIRDGHVPGKNIIFLDQLNVEGGSLDGAGNAKDGYIIRGGREMDMTYENLWDMFQDIPALELPAPYSVLDEYRLINDNDPNYSKARLIHNQGQIKDFSKFGLEKKDQLAIVKLLLKKKEELDDLTIEDYFAESFLNSNFWFFWRSMFAFENWHSLLELKLYMHRFLHAIDGMKDFSCLVFPKYNQYDTYVTPLKNFLVEKGVQIQFNTLVKDLDIHINTEGKTVEGIITEQNGEEVKIPVGKDDYVIVTTGSMTESTFYGDNNTVPEVTIDNSSAGQSAGWKLWKNLAAKSEVFGKPEKFCSHIEKSSWESATLTCRPSAFTEKLKELCVNDPYSGRTATGGIITITDSNWVMSFTCNRQPHFPTQPDDILVVWVYALLMDKEGNYIKKTMPQCTGNEILAELCHHLGLIDQLDNIVENTIVRTAFMPYITSMFMPRAQGDRPRVVPEGCTNLGLVGQFVETNNDVVFTMESSVRTARIAVYNLLNLNKQVPDINPLQYDIRHLLKATQALNDYKPFLGEGILRKILKGTYFEHILVNRPEEKEEHESFFMEQVGKFQDWIKGVKG, from the coding sequence ATGAGTACGATCAATTCAAAATTCGACAACGTTTTAAATGCCTCTGACCAGTTTGGAAAAGTAAATCACGAACCGGATTCAAGTAAAGAAGTTCAGATTAACACCCCTGAAAAAACAATGCCTTTTTCCGACCAGATCGGAAATTACCAGCGTAACAAAGGAATTCCTATACAATCTTACGAAAACAGCAAAATCTATATTGTAGGAAGCGGAATTGCAGGGATGTCTGCCGCTTACTATTTCATCCGTGACGGACATGTTCCGGGCAAAAACATCATTTTTCTTGATCAGCTGAATGTTGAAGGCGGATCCCTGGATGGAGCCGGAAATGCAAAAGACGGCTACATCATCCGTGGAGGACGGGAAATGGATATGACCTATGAAAACCTTTGGGATATGTTCCAGGATATTCCGGCATTGGAATTACCCGCTCCCTACAGCGTTTTGGACGAATACCGTCTGATCAACGACAACGACCCCAATTATTCCAAGGCAAGACTGATCCATAACCAGGGACAGATCAAAGATTTCAGTAAATTCGGACTTGAGAAAAAAGATCAGCTGGCCATTGTTAAACTTCTATTAAAGAAAAAAGAAGAACTTGATGATCTTACCATTGAAGATTATTTTGCAGAATCTTTCCTTAACAGTAACTTCTGGTTTTTCTGGCGCTCCATGTTTGCTTTCGAAAACTGGCACAGTTTGCTGGAACTGAAACTCTATATGCACCGATTCCTGCATGCCATTGACGGAATGAAAGACTTCTCTTGCCTTGTATTCCCTAAGTACAACCAATATGATACTTATGTAACTCCTCTGAAAAATTTCCTTGTTGAAAAAGGAGTACAGATCCAGTTCAATACCCTGGTGAAAGATCTGGATATTCATATCAATACGGAAGGAAAAACAGTAGAAGGAATTATCACCGAGCAGAACGGAGAGGAAGTAAAAATCCCGGTCGGAAAAGATGATTATGTGATTGTCACTACCGGTTCTATGACGGAAAGTACTTTCTACGGAGACAATAATACAGTTCCGGAGGTGACTATAGACAACAGCAGTGCAGGACAAAGTGCCGGATGGAAACTGTGGAAAAACCTTGCTGCAAAATCTGAAGTATTTGGTAAACCTGAAAAATTCTGTAGCCATATTGAAAAATCTTCGTGGGAATCTGCCACATTAACGTGCCGTCCTTCTGCTTTTACAGAAAAACTGAAAGAACTGTGTGTAAATGACCCTTATTCAGGAAGAACGGCTACAGGAGGTATTATTACCATCACCGATTCCAATTGGGTGATGAGTTTTACCTGCAACAGACAGCCCCATTTCCCTACTCAGCCTGATGATATTCTTGTTGTATGGGTATATGCTTTATTGATGGACAAAGAAGGAAATTATATCAAGAAGACCATGCCTCAATGTACCGGAAACGAAATTCTTGCAGAATTGTGCCACCACTTAGGTTTAATAGATCAGCTTGACAATATTGTAGAAAATACGATCGTCCGTACTGCATTTATGCCCTATATTACATCGATGTTCATGCCGAGAGCTCAGGGAGACCGTCCAAGAGTAGTTCCTGAAGGCTGTACCAACTTAGGTTTGGTAGGACAGTTTGTGGAAACCAATAATGATGTTGTATTCACGATGGAAAGTTCTGTAAGAACAGCCAGAATAGCAGTATACAACCTTCTTAATCTTAACAAACAGGTTCCGGACATCAATCCGCTGCAGTATGACATCCGGCATTTATTAAAAGCGACTCAGGCTCTTAATGATTATAAACCATTCCTCGGAGAAGGAATCTTAAGAAAAATATTGAAAGGAACTTATTTTGAGCATATTTTAGTCAACCGTCCTGAAGAAAAAGAAGAACATGAATCTTTCTTCATGGAGCAGGTAGGCAAATTCCAAGATTGGATCAAAGGAGTAAAAGGATAA
- a CDS encoding AraC family transcriptional regulator produces the protein MVTYENLHDTLSFYNIDCRQSYYISSGNPIFDFPKAPFRMDYYALCICTAGEINIEIDSKKYKVDAHSFLIAAPSTIVRFLKTSKDFMMKLLFFDKNFLIKNISNPFIIEKMNLFSEGSYSIVKTAAKNSLQIQNLLDYLKKKSRKKGKFTEEIIRTIIFNLLLEAAEIIEKESSTRPEKEEGKKDLFLKFSQLIRENIRQHRTVQFYADQLCVSNKYLIEIIKKACGKTPHEVIDETLLKEAYVMLGNPDFIISEIAFELQFNSASAFGRFFKKQTSISPSEYRTKENIQS, from the coding sequence ATGGTTACTTACGAAAACTTACATGATACCCTGTCTTTTTACAATATTGATTGCCGCCAGTCTTACTACATTTCCTCCGGAAACCCCATTTTTGATTTCCCAAAAGCACCCTTCAGAATGGATTACTATGCTTTATGCATTTGCACTGCGGGAGAAATCAATATTGAGATTGACAGTAAAAAATACAAGGTAGATGCTCACAGCTTCTTGATAGCAGCTCCTTCCACCATTGTAAGATTCCTGAAAACAAGCAAAGATTTTATGATGAAACTTTTGTTTTTTGACAAGAATTTCCTGATTAAAAATATCTCCAATCCTTTCATCATAGAAAAAATGAATCTTTTTTCTGAAGGATCCTACAGCATTGTAAAAACAGCAGCAAAAAATTCTCTGCAAATACAAAACCTGCTGGATTACCTAAAAAAGAAATCCAGGAAGAAAGGAAAATTCACGGAAGAGATTATCCGCACCATTATTTTTAATCTGTTGCTTGAAGCTGCAGAAATCATAGAAAAAGAAAGCAGCACCCGTCCTGAAAAAGAAGAAGGAAAAAAAGATCTATTTCTGAAATTCAGTCAACTTATCCGGGAAAATATAAGGCAGCATAGAACAGTTCAGTTTTATGCAGACCAGCTTTGTGTTTCAAATAAATACCTCATAGAAATCATTAAAAAGGCCTGTGGAAAAACACCGCATGAAGTCATAGACGAGACCTTACTGAAAGAAGCATATGTGATGCTCGGAAATCCGGATTTCATAATTTCAGAAATTGCCTTTGAGCTCCAGTTTAATTCCGCTTCTGCTTTCGGACGTTTTTTCAAAAAACAGACTTCCATTTCTCCTTCCGAGTACCGTACAAAAGAAAATATCCAGTCTTGA